A stretch of Alkalicella caledoniensis DNA encodes these proteins:
- a CDS encoding (2Fe-2S)-binding protein, producing the protein MEKVKIVFNLNYKDVEIEIYPNTRLIDMLREQFNLTSVKEGCSEGECGACTVVLDDEPVTSCVVLAPQVHGRSVLTLEGLSENGELDKLQQAFIDAGAVQCGFCTPGMILSGKALLMRKPNPTEEEIKQSISGNLCRCTGYAKIVDAIQIASQK; encoded by the coding sequence ATGGAAAAAGTAAAGATCGTATTTAACCTAAACTACAAAGATGTCGAGATTGAGATATATCCTAACACAAGACTAATAGATATGTTGAGGGAACAGTTTAACCTCACAAGTGTTAAAGAGGGCTGCTCTGAAGGAGAGTGTGGCGCCTGTACTGTAGTCCTTGACGATGAACCTGTTACGTCTTGTGTAGTGCTAGCACCTCAAGTTCATGGCAGATCTGTTCTTACCCTTGAGGGATTGTCCGAAAATGGAGAACTTGATAAACTACAGCAGGCATTCATAGATGCTGGAGCTGTTCAATGTGGATTTTGTACCCCAGGAATGATTTTATCTGGTAAAGCGCTTTTGATGAGAAAACCAAACCCAACTGAGGAAGAAATTAAACAATCAATTTCAGGTAATCTATGTAGATGTACTGGGTATGCAAAGATTGTTGATGCCATTCAAATAGCTTCACAAAAGTAA
- a CDS encoding FAD binding domain-containing protein, translating into MKQFSYYAPTDLEGVLKILAHGEDTYFIAGGTDIMIQMRKKWVQPRKLIDLKQVSEINYIREDGDVIRVGATTTFTQLERSDLIKRYAKVLANSAAEVGSPQIRNLGTVGGNIANSSAAADSVTALMALDAKLKLVSLSGERVVELKEFYIGNGNTSLKPDEVITEVFFNKREYSEFKKLGRRKALAIVVLSVGAAFKLNMNENTFSNVKISLGAVARHPMRAYEAEQILEGQEISFLKLEECIEKISEIAEASVTNSPFKLLAPYKKESIKGVARQVLENLYNEQVKANKGV; encoded by the coding sequence ATGAAACAATTTAGCTACTATGCTCCAACTGATTTAGAAGGAGTACTAAAGATTTTGGCACATGGAGAAGACACATACTTCATTGCTGGCGGAACCGATATTATGATCCAGATGAGGAAAAAGTGGGTTCAACCTAGAAAACTAATTGATTTAAAGCAGGTAAGTGAAATAAATTACATCCGAGAAGATGGTGACGTAATTAGAGTAGGGGCAACAACCACATTTACTCAGCTCGAAAGATCAGACTTAATTAAGAGATACGCAAAGGTTTTAGCAAACTCTGCTGCAGAAGTAGGGTCCCCACAGATACGTAACTTAGGAACCGTAGGAGGTAATATAGCTAACTCGTCTGCCGCAGCAGACTCTGTTACTGCGCTAATGGCTCTCGATGCTAAACTTAAGCTAGTTAGCCTAAGTGGTGAGAGAGTAGTGGAACTAAAAGAATTTTATATAGGAAATGGAAATACCAGCCTTAAACCTGATGAAGTTATAACTGAAGTGTTCTTCAATAAACGTGAGTATTCTGAGTTCAAAAAATTAGGTAGAAGAAAAGCTTTAGCTATTGTTGTTTTAAGTGTGGGCGCAGCTTTTAAGTTAAACATGAATGAAAACACGTTTTCCAATGTTAAAATCTCCCTTGGTGCAGTAGCAAGACATCCAATGAGGGCTTATGAAGCAGAGCAAATACTTGAAGGGCAGGAAATAAGCTTCCTAAAATTAGAAGAATGCATCGAGAAAATCTCTGAAATAGCAGAAGCAAGTGTTACAAACTCTCCGTTTAAGCTTTTAGCTCCTTATAAAAAAGAAAGTATCAAAGGTGTAGCAAGACAAGTACTAGAAAATCTATACAACGAACAAGTTAAAGCAAATAAGGGGGTATAG
- a CDS encoding sigma-54 interaction domain-containing protein — MYNNSLLEILLDSLEIIAKITGGYATLTDKYGYRIKTIDSAGNVKVELEGSYYDSAAEAYLKKKAISGVSSIEDGAQAWCIPINDYVLCSSNIEIVKNNNRLKESLIQSLPFISRVAGGEAVVFDSEGVRIATVSSKGEIKEDYLGKASKDAKEAMEKQRPIIGGSNYVSGASAVRIPITKEFGFGFNNEDTTIASQILINEVKKHQTAKYSLDDIIGESASLVKAKNIVKITGKSSSSVLIFGETGTGKELFAQSVHNLSDRSSKPFVAINCAAIPPNLMESNFFGYEGGAFTGARKDGSPGVFEQANGGTIFLDEISEMDLDLQSKILRVLQEREVKRLGSNKVIPLDIRVVSATNKDLEEMARSGKFRQDLFYRLNVVDINLPALREIRSDIRLIVKNAIYQMNRSFGKFVEDIDEEALSYMTSYHWPGNVRELINCIERIFNVIGSNRIITKEFLPNKLLDNQITVGEQGDLSTMLAKYEKRIIENSLKDNNGVKAKVARQLNISNTTLWRRMKELEIDN, encoded by the coding sequence ATGTATAATAACAGTCTTTTGGAGATACTTCTGGATTCCCTAGAAATTATTGCTAAGATTACCGGAGGGTATGCTACATTAACTGATAAATACGGGTACAGAATTAAAACAATTGATTCTGCTGGGAATGTTAAAGTAGAGCTTGAGGGAAGTTACTACGATTCTGCAGCTGAGGCATACCTAAAGAAAAAAGCTATATCGGGTGTTTCAAGTATTGAAGATGGTGCACAAGCTTGGTGTATTCCTATTAATGACTATGTATTATGTAGCAGTAATATAGAAATAGTTAAAAATAATAATAGGTTGAAGGAATCTTTGATTCAGTCTCTACCCTTTATTTCTCGGGTGGCTGGTGGAGAAGCGGTGGTCTTTGATTCAGAGGGAGTTAGAATAGCGACAGTGAGTTCTAAGGGTGAAATAAAAGAAGATTACTTAGGGAAAGCAAGCAAAGATGCAAAAGAGGCCATGGAGAAACAAAGACCAATTATTGGTGGCTCGAATTATGTCAGTGGTGCTAGTGCAGTGCGGATTCCCATAACTAAGGAGTTTGGTTTTGGATTTAATAACGAAGATACTACTATTGCAAGTCAAATACTAATTAACGAGGTAAAAAAACACCAGACAGCGAAGTATTCGCTAGACGATATAATTGGTGAATCAGCATCACTAGTTAAAGCAAAGAATATTGTAAAAATTACGGGGAAATCAAGTTCTAGTGTTCTAATTTTTGGCGAAACTGGAACTGGGAAAGAACTATTCGCTCAATCGGTACACAACCTAAGTGACAGAAGTTCAAAACCATTCGTGGCAATCAATTGTGCTGCAATTCCTCCAAATCTAATGGAAAGTAACTTTTTCGGATATGAAGGAGGAGCTTTTACTGGTGCGAGGAAAGATGGATCCCCTGGTGTATTTGAGCAAGCAAATGGAGGGACTATTTTTCTGGACGAAATAAGCGAAATGGATCTAGATTTACAATCGAAAATACTTAGGGTCCTCCAAGAACGTGAAGTTAAACGTCTAGGCTCAAATAAAGTAATTCCTTTAGATATAAGGGTTGTATCTGCTACTAATAAAGACTTAGAAGAAATGGCTCGGAGCGGTAAGTTTAGGCAGGATTTATTTTATAGGCTCAATGTAGTTGATATAAATTTGCCTGCTCTAAGGGAGATAAGATCAGACATCCGATTGATAGTTAAAAATGCTATTTATCAAATGAATAGAAGTTTTGGAAAGTTTGTTGAGGATATAGATGAAGAAGCTTTATCTTATATGACTAGCTATCATTGGCCAGGTAATGTTAGAGAATTAATTAACTGTATAGAAAGGATTTTTAATGTAATCGGAAGTAATAGAATAATAACAAAAGAATTTTTGCCTAATAAGCTTTTAGATAATCAAATTACAGTGGGCGAGCAGGGAGACTTAAGTACCATGCTAGCTAAATACGAAAAAAGAATAATTGAAAATAGCTTGAAGGATAACAATGGTGTTAAAGCCAAAGTTGCTAGACAGCTGAATATAAGCAATACAACTTTATGGCGTAGGATGAAAGAACTTGAAATTGATAACTAA